The Tenacibaculum jejuense genome includes a window with the following:
- a CDS encoding fibronectin type III domain-containing protein, translating to MKKINLILSICLVLFLVKTYGQSPLKTVNPNDQFILLEDMSDEFNTGSINWSKKWEQTNNLPNIAAWNLTNKTNVAEGNYFNRGAAKITARYNGKNNNGTSIAINGKFYNAGCLQSQKSLPANFEGYIEATIRGADIDNSDPHPFNGGIDRSRGLCPAFWLYSKFFDRNPAEGGVVYTEIDIQELQQHDFYDGVQDGVEDTESNLHIAFKDGNRRRWVRPKRNPEEQLNKYELGFDPREGWHTYGCEITKEEINFFVDGKKVGKTLKNTHWSKLPLRVIMSLGMRVPFVDFGGNAFTSFDPQGNYPNNDRLKNLAERARRQLGELPESMYVDYVRVWKKGDTIDETSCSIDTALEGVKAIESTENSITIAFDEISGVDTYELRAWKKGDFTGSINMPKAVAFKGGKSSPLTINDLESGQEYTLVLRGVCSLGGATKLSEINATTVTDNTSCNMETIITGLETTEKTETSITVAFDELSGVDMYELRAWEKGDFTGSINTPKAFAFKGGNTSPLTIENLDSGKEYTLVLRAVCSLGGSTKLSEINATTITDITSCNTEAIITGLEATEKTKTSITVAFDELSGVDTYELRAWEKGDFTGSINMPKAFAFKGGNTSPLTIENLDSGKEYTLVLRAVCSLGGSTKLSEINVKTIADVSKCNLGTAISNLRTISNTESSITVAFDELSGVDIYELRAWEKGDFTGSINMPKAFAFKGGNTSPLTIENLNPGKEYTLVLRAVCEEGKSTEISTLNTVTQDVFLRTVNKDLDNHKEVVIFPNPVKENRFSIKLKDNTTSEINVFDIQGKKIFQKEFNSQTIELNKSSLGKSGLYFIQIKQGETTITKKIMLL from the coding sequence ATGAAAAAAATCAATTTAATTTTAAGTATTTGTTTAGTACTTTTTTTAGTAAAAACATACGGTCAAAGCCCATTAAAAACCGTAAACCCCAATGATCAATTTATCTTATTAGAAGATATGTCAGATGAATTTAATACAGGAAGTATTAACTGGTCAAAAAAATGGGAACAAACAAATAATTTACCAAACATAGCAGCTTGGAATTTAACAAACAAAACCAATGTTGCAGAAGGTAATTATTTTAATAGAGGAGCCGCCAAAATTACAGCAAGATATAACGGTAAAAATAATAATGGTACCTCAATAGCCATAAATGGAAAGTTTTATAATGCAGGTTGTCTTCAATCTCAAAAATCATTGCCTGCCAATTTTGAAGGTTATATTGAAGCGACCATAAGAGGAGCCGATATTGATAATTCTGATCCACATCCTTTTAATGGAGGAATTGATCGTTCTAGAGGTTTGTGTCCTGCTTTTTGGCTTTACAGTAAATTTTTTGATAGAAATCCAGCTGAAGGAGGTGTAGTTTATACAGAGATTGACATACAAGAATTACAGCAACACGATTTTTATGATGGCGTACAAGATGGAGTAGAGGATACAGAATCTAATTTACATATCGCCTTTAAAGATGGGAATAGAAGAAGATGGGTAAGACCAAAGAGAAATCCTGAAGAACAATTAAATAAATATGAATTAGGTTTTGACCCAAGAGAAGGGTGGCATACATACGGTTGTGAAATAACCAAGGAAGAAATTAATTTTTTTGTTGACGGTAAAAAAGTAGGAAAAACATTAAAAAATACACATTGGAGTAAATTACCATTACGTGTTATTATGTCATTAGGAATGAGAGTTCCATTTGTTGACTTCGGAGGAAATGCCTTTACTTCTTTTGATCCTCAAGGAAATTATCCAAACAACGATCGTTTGAAAAATTTAGCTGAAAGAGCTAGAAGACAATTAGGAGAATTACCAGAATCAATGTATGTGGATTATGTAAGAGTTTGGAAAAAAGGAGATACTATAGATGAAACATCATGTAGTATAGATACTGCTTTAGAAGGAGTAAAAGCTATCGAAAGCACAGAGAATTCTATAACTATTGCTTTTGATGAAATATCAGGAGTGGATACTTATGAGTTAAGAGCATGGAAAAAAGGTGATTTTACTGGGAGTATTAATATGCCAAAAGCAGTTGCTTTTAAAGGAGGAAAATCTTCACCATTAACTATAAATGATTTAGAGTCTGGACAAGAATATACCTTAGTTTTAAGAGGTGTTTGTAGTTTAGGAGGGGCAACAAAATTATCAGAAATTAACGCTACTACTGTTACAGATAATACTAGCTGTAATATGGAAACCATAATTACAGGTTTAGAAACTACAGAAAAAACTGAAACATCAATAACTGTAGCTTTTGATGAATTATCTGGAGTAGATATGTATGAATTGAGAGCATGGGAAAAAGGCGATTTTACAGGAAGTATAAATACACCAAAAGCTTTTGCATTTAAAGGAGGAAATACCTCTCCACTAACAATAGAAAATTTAGATTCAGGCAAAGAATATACTTTAGTTTTAAGAGCGGTTTGTAGTTTAGGAGGCTCAACAAAATTATCAGAAATTAATGCAACTACGATTACTGATATTACGAGCTGTAACACAGAAGCAATTATTACTGGTTTAGAAGCTACGGAAAAAACAAAAACATCAATAACAGTGGCTTTTGATGAATTATCTGGAGTAGATACATATGAATTGAGAGCATGGGAAAAAGGTGATTTTACAGGTAGTATTAATATGCCAAAAGCTTTTGCTTTTAAAGGAGGAAACACCTCTCCATTGACCATAGAAAATTTAGATTCAGGTAAAGAATATACCTTAGTTTTAAGAGCGGTTTGTAGTTTAGGAGGCTCAACAAAATTATCAGAAATAAACGTAAAAACTATTGCAGATGTATCTAAATGTAATTTAGGTACAGCAATAAGTAATTTACGAACTATCTCTAATACAGAAAGCTCAATAACAGTGGCTTTTGATGAATTATCTGGAGTTGACATATATGAGTTAAGAGCATGGGAAAAAGGCGATTTTACTGGGAGTATCAATATGCCAAAAGCGTTTGCTTTTAAAGGCGGAAATACATCTCCATTAACCATTGAAAATTTAAATCCAGGTAAAGAATATACACTGGTTTTAAGAGCAGTTTGCGAAGAAGGGAAATCTACTGAAATTTCAACGCTAAATACTGTAACTCAAGATGTGTTTTTAAGAACAGTAAATAAAGACTTAGATAATCATAAGGAAGTTGTCATTTTTCCTAATCCTGTAAAAGAAAATCGTTTCTCTATAAAATTGAAAGACAATACAACATCAGAAATAAATGTTTTTGATATTCAAGGAAAGAAAATCTTTCAAAAAGAATTTAATAGTCAAACTATTGAATTAAATAAAAGTAGCTTAGGAAAATCAGGTTTGTATTTTATTCAAATCAAACAAGGTGAAACTACAATAACCAAAAAGATCATGCTTCTATAG
- a CDS encoding T9SS type A sorting domain-containing protein, which produces MEKKQNKGGILIILLLFIININAQLSLGDSGVRFDNSKNDAKYPFMKEWQKAGVQGGIPKRNTLPIKLIVAPTNSKGIQEAINSVNTEGELSVVLLKKGSYTIDRSLNIKSNIILRGETKDEVIFNVTIRAYENSKASALKFNDVRKSGLEDITFEYIPTKSTTIYDDRNKAENRFCGSDCFSNDPDGIKNMYVSFVEIDKRSKNCWIDNCVFKNSGTNPLKISGDYITCRNNFIDACFNKGGGGNGYYDIRGNYGLFVNESVRRIRHFAIQQKAKYNVVTNCNLEVDVNFHNGDEGYNLIENNKISSLQWRSWGAFASGGSKYGHKKPGSNNLIFNNKTRGRSNSERFSGDKVFVFDRYGEPRLLSYSPPKGKTFYPAILTENNTAICGRDVSLTGLAAISNTKTSITVEFDEISGVDFYELRAWKKGDFTGSINETKAISFKSGNSSPLTISDLDINTEYTLVLRGVCEVGKSTKISHINATTSDDYLADGVYYIQNPSGDIRINSPSGSLVNQSDTNGDSAKWMFTKVDTHYLIKNLRNNEYLEVPYKVCNIGDDPRNLNVNLATYSKVLDDHQRWKITKIGEDYFLRPLHCDKAVDRPKNKPILLLWSFDVNNKNQNWRIVSVEQSNRTKSNILKQDFQSDLKIEQDLAYISMNSLGDYLTIHLTKNTSSEITIFNLHGEKVYNNQFNENTIEIKIENLGKKGLYFVKIQQGGYIITKKIVLQ; this is translated from the coding sequence ATGGAGAAAAAGCAAAATAAAGGAGGTATACTAATTATTTTACTGTTATTCATCATCAATATTAATGCACAATTATCTTTAGGGGATTCTGGAGTTAGATTTGATAATTCAAAAAACGATGCTAAGTATCCTTTTATGAAAGAATGGCAAAAAGCAGGAGTGCAAGGAGGCATTCCTAAAAGAAATACATTGCCAATAAAATTAATTGTTGCACCAACAAATTCAAAAGGAATTCAAGAAGCAATAAATAGTGTAAACACAGAAGGAGAATTAAGCGTAGTGTTATTAAAAAAAGGTAGCTATACTATTGATCGTTCTTTAAACATAAAGTCGAATATAATTTTAAGAGGAGAAACGAAAGATGAGGTTATTTTTAATGTAACTATAAGGGCTTATGAAAATAGCAAAGCAAGTGCTTTAAAGTTTAACGATGTAAGAAAATCAGGATTAGAAGATATAACTTTTGAGTACATTCCAACTAAATCAACTACTATTTATGACGATCGTAATAAAGCTGAGAATCGTTTTTGTGGTAGTGATTGTTTTAGTAATGATCCTGATGGTATTAAAAACATGTATGTTTCATTTGTAGAAATAGACAAAAGATCTAAAAATTGTTGGATTGATAATTGTGTTTTTAAAAATTCAGGAACAAATCCGTTAAAGATTAGTGGAGATTATATTACCTGTAGAAATAATTTTATTGATGCTTGTTTTAACAAAGGAGGTGGTGGAAATGGATATTATGATATTAGAGGAAATTATGGTCTTTTTGTAAATGAAAGCGTGCGTAGAATTAGACATTTTGCTATTCAGCAAAAAGCGAAATATAATGTTGTTACAAATTGTAATTTAGAGGTTGATGTTAACTTTCATAATGGAGATGAAGGGTATAACTTAATAGAGAATAATAAGATAAGTAGTTTACAATGGAGATCGTGGGGAGCTTTTGCTTCTGGAGGATCAAAATATGGACATAAAAAGCCAGGTTCTAATAATCTTATTTTTAATAATAAAACCAGAGGAAGAAGTAATTCAGAACGATTTTCAGGTGATAAGGTATTTGTTTTTGATAGGTATGGAGAACCAAGATTATTAAGTTATTCACCACCAAAAGGAAAAACTTTTTATCCAGCTATTTTAACAGAAAATAACACAGCAATTTGTGGTAGAGATGTTTCATTAACAGGGTTAGCAGCTATTTCAAATACAAAGACATCTATAACTGTTGAATTTGATGAAATTTCTGGAGTTGATTTTTATGAGTTAAGAGCTTGGAAAAAAGGTGATTTTACAGGTAGCATTAATGAAACAAAAGCTATTTCTTTTAAAAGTGGAAATTCATCTCCTTTAACAATATCAGATTTAGATATAAATACAGAATATACACTTGTTTTACGAGGAGTTTGTGAAGTAGGGAAATCAACTAAAATATCTCATATCAATGCTACTACTTCAGATGATTATTTAGCAGATGGTGTTTATTATATTCAGAATCCTTCAGGAGATATAAGAATTAATAGTCCGAGTGGAAGTTTAGTAAATCAATCAGACACAAATGGTGATAGTGCCAAATGGATGTTTACCAAAGTTGATACTCATTATTTAATTAAAAATTTACGTAATAATGAGTATTTAGAAGTACCTTATAAAGTATGTAATATTGGAGATGATCCACGGAATTTAAATGTGAATTTAGCAACCTATTCAAAAGTGTTAGATGATCATCAACGATGGAAAATAACAAAAATTGGTGAAGATTATTTTTTACGACCATTGCATTGTGATAAAGCTGTGGATAGACCTAAAAATAAACCAATATTACTTTTATGGTCTTTTGATGTGAATAACAAAAATCAAAATTGGCGAATTGTTAGTGTGGAGCAATCAAATAGAACAAAATCTAATATCTTAAAGCAAGATTTTCAGAGTGATTTGAAAATAGAACAAGACTTAGCATATATTTCTATGAATTCTTTAGGAGATTATCTTACTATTCATTTGACTAAAAATACATCTTCAGAAATAACTATTTTTAATTTGCATGGAGAAAAAGTATATAACAATCAATTTAATGAAAATACAATTGAGATTAAAATTGAGAATTTAGGAAAAAAAGGATTGTACTTTGTGAAAATTCAGCAAGGAGGATACATAATAACAAAAAAAATAGTACTTCAATAA
- a CDS encoding CBM35 domain-containing protein has protein sequence MKTKILINLFFLISVFSFAQRSNKPWKNGRDRETNQYNFVPSNLDLKSIRSQFEKINYNKLSNKSSPIPNPKNQTFEKANGINIAWINYGRDTGVDPNGGKNFRPNLKKFEEVMDFVSANNGNVIRWWYHTNGSTNPVFDNNQMVAKNPNFFHNDVKAILNLAQQKGLKVQICLWSFDMLKDQWAVDAVANKKLLTQNAYTKAYINNALLPLVNAIGNHPALYAWEIFNEPEGMTRRYADHWPGFLQKIEMKDIQSFINKVSGAIRKAQPKVKITNGALGFLTNVEDPEKGFWNAYTDINLIQAGGDLNGYLDFYNIHYYKWAGINGSPFHNAFDTSKIDKPTVIGEYYPDNLVLQGTPNINAKDLGKKLNENSWQGSIVWSWTDRTNTTARNNMANIISGYNSEIQNTLVADAGKDQSYNDSDNDGQERISLDGSKSSYTGSKIKSFVWKNKGKVIGTGAKINTTLPLGTHNIKLVIKNHENMTATDVVTITIEEGNAGPPVVIDEKLEAENAMILSEVEIKSDGSTSNGAYVYLKGDNGKITWGFDVPSDGDYSVNFRYNVPFGFKKQFLNVNTSYIGEIDFNGPQNTWQTKTMSLNLKAGFNTVTLTASWGYMYFDFITIKTEKSATETSNDLFLASSDVFGKKKKAFAIYPIPAKNYLTVKGSELGDKIKVFDTYGNIILESTLNLHQESIDVSGLKKGTYIIQVSNKGRQFLIKE, from the coding sequence ATGAAAACCAAAATTTTAATTAACCTCTTTTTTTTAATTAGTGTATTTTCTTTTGCTCAAAGATCTAACAAACCATGGAAAAATGGTCGAGATAGAGAAACTAACCAATACAACTTTGTACCCAGTAATCTAGATTTAAAAAGCATTCGATCTCAATTCGAGAAAATTAATTATAACAAACTATCCAACAAGTCCTCTCCTATTCCTAATCCAAAAAATCAAACATTTGAAAAAGCTAACGGAATTAATATTGCTTGGATAAATTATGGAAGAGATACTGGTGTGGATCCTAATGGAGGCAAAAATTTCAGACCTAACCTTAAAAAATTTGAAGAAGTTATGGACTTTGTTAGTGCTAATAATGGTAATGTGATTCGATGGTGGTATCATACCAATGGATCAACAAATCCTGTTTTTGATAATAATCAAATGGTAGCTAAAAACCCTAATTTTTTCCACAACGATGTAAAAGCTATTTTAAACTTAGCACAACAAAAAGGACTAAAAGTTCAAATTTGTTTATGGTCTTTTGACATGCTTAAAGATCAATGGGCTGTAGATGCCGTTGCTAATAAAAAATTACTAACACAAAATGCATATACAAAAGCATACATTAATAATGCTTTGTTACCTTTAGTAAACGCTATTGGAAATCATCCTGCTTTGTATGCTTGGGAAATTTTTAATGAACCAGAAGGTATGACCAGAAGATATGCTGATCATTGGCCTGGATTTTTACAAAAAATAGAAATGAAAGATATTCAATCTTTCATTAATAAAGTTTCTGGAGCTATCAGAAAAGCACAACCTAAGGTAAAAATAACTAATGGAGCTTTAGGCTTTTTAACAAATGTAGAAGATCCTGAAAAAGGATTTTGGAATGCTTACACCGATATTAATCTAATTCAAGCTGGTGGAGATTTAAATGGGTATTTAGACTTTTATAATATTCATTATTACAAATGGGCAGGAATTAATGGTTCTCCTTTTCACAATGCTTTTGATACTAGTAAAATAGATAAACCTACTGTTATAGGTGAATATTATCCTGATAATCTAGTACTTCAAGGAACTCCAAATATTAATGCTAAAGATCTTGGTAAAAAACTAAATGAAAACTCATGGCAAGGTTCTATCGTATGGTCTTGGACAGATAGAACAAACACTACTGCAAGAAATAATATGGCTAATATTATAAGTGGTTATAATTCAGAAATACAAAATACCTTAGTTGCTGATGCTGGTAAAGATCAATCATACAATGACTCAGACAATGATGGTCAGGAACGTATCTCTTTAGATGGTTCTAAAAGCTCTTATACAGGCAGTAAAATAAAATCATTTGTATGGAAAAATAAAGGGAAAGTAATTGGTACTGGTGCAAAAATAAATACAACACTTCCTTTAGGTACTCACAATATCAAATTAGTTATTAAAAACCATGAAAACATGACGGCTACTGATGTTGTTACTATTACAATTGAAGAAGGTAACGCGGGACCTCCAGTGGTAATAGATGAAAAACTTGAAGCTGAAAACGCAATGATTTTATCTGAAGTAGAAATAAAATCTGATGGTTCAACAAGTAATGGAGCTTATGTGTATCTGAAAGGCGATAATGGTAAAATAACATGGGGATTTGATGTTCCTTCTGATGGAGATTATTCGGTAAACTTTAGATACAATGTCCCATTTGGATTTAAAAAGCAATTTTTAAACGTAAATACTTCTTACATAGGTGAAATTGATTTTAATGGTCCTCAAAACACATGGCAAACCAAAACGATGAGCTTAAATTTAAAAGCTGGATTTAATACTGTTACGTTAACAGCTAGTTGGGGATATATGTATTTTGATTTTATAACTATCAAAACAGAAAAATCAGCTACTGAAACTTCCAATGATCTATTTTTAGCTTCATCTGACGTATTTGGTAAAAAGAAAAAAGCTTTTGCCATTTATCCGATTCCTGCTAAAAATTATTTAACCGTAAAAGGAAGTGAACTTGGCGATAAGATTAAAGTTTTTGATACTTATGGAAACATAATCTTAGAATCTACTTTAAACTTACATCAAGAAAGTATTGATGTATCTGGCTTAAAAAAGGGAACCTATATTATTCAAGTTTCTAATAAAGGGAGACAATTTTTAATAAAAGAATAA
- a CDS encoding AAA family ATPase, producing the protein MKILKITLQNINSLKSNVPIVIDFENDQFKDVGLYAITGSTGAGKTTILDAITIALYHSVPRFNGTKATLTDVVSHGAKEAFSAVTFENNNTIYEGYWGIRLANKSGVLLKNPIEKVSLKNLSTQKTLADQKRKYLEVVEKVTQLDYTQFLRSVMLAQGDFASFLTAKGPEKGKLLEQITGEQVYKKIGQSILERKSKEENILKELQSTINSADVLNDEVKNELIAKDKSLDTNLTEIEKEIKATQLIVDWYIKQHKLNEEAKKLEENSEKIEVYIKKHKTELDALALHEKAMPFKEIIDNFNRVEKSKNDQINQLKLIDASLVTLKPKIESLEKQVTVSTKELELANKEFNDWLPKFDIITKLDNSLKIELENKQKTSLQLNEVTNKIKNCKAEQKDFIDNIKENKEAIKKSELFLNENAFLKEVALEISSWTKDLTTLKVDTKSLKEDENTISLKKKEIEKTNSLLKDETSLLNQKTTALKKVEKEYDDVSEKLLKNNITDLLNQKKEFTKKEANWIQFKNLSIQTINAQKEYSNLLVKKKTKENDLKAIIDQLQIVQKDLTNQEKAVSDASKILDLEKSIAKYETDRQHLVKGEPCGLCGATEHPYADNLKVINISKAEEELLHRQKRLKEITTEKSDLDKNEVALNTSIKGFNTQLKTIENELISFKTSATPLSIDCELTDSSKITSELTQISKQISKVDDSLKVAQNLQKTKNELSETIKTQKTTINTLNTSLATHKEKIKNIEKNIVAIQKTIDSLTKSCSELEKDLTTKLAKFKYELPAISNVDSFIKEIETAILQFNQNQKVSDQLKANDKLFNSKLENTNKQLETYNTSEKEYLLSIKNSDKTFADLQTKRSTILPLNTSVENKRATLNTNKNKLTEQLDGIQKELQKQLKIKTEKDTLKTQNLEDQKKLTKELNTLKTNLNALILDSDFENKETIEKALLDKETVVKYNDSKESIKRNQLKIKALKEENVKAIKELNETKKFELTQTESTSTLEHLNTEKKNNLTEKGKIQEAFRKDKEIRDRNQNIYKKIDTQESICSVWRDLFRVIGNSKDAFNVYVQRLTLKHLLDLANVHLYKLNKRYSLKMEDNYKPKEELNFSLIDHYQTDQVRLVDTSSGGEKFIISLALALGLSDLASKNVRIDSLFIDEGFGTLDKNSLEIVISTLETLQSQGKMIGIISHVENLKERISTQIKITKKSNGVSAVDIV; encoded by the coding sequence ATGAAAATTTTAAAAATAACACTCCAAAATATAAATTCATTAAAATCGAACGTACCTATTGTTATTGATTTTGAAAATGACCAATTTAAAGATGTTGGTTTGTATGCCATAACTGGTTCTACAGGAGCAGGAAAAACAACAATTTTAGATGCTATTACCATTGCTCTTTATCATAGTGTACCTAGATTTAATGGTACAAAAGCGACCTTAACTGATGTAGTAAGCCATGGTGCAAAAGAAGCATTTAGTGCAGTTACTTTTGAAAATAACAATACGATTTATGAAGGTTATTGGGGAATTAGACTTGCCAATAAATCAGGAGTACTTCTAAAAAATCCTATTGAAAAAGTAAGTTTAAAAAACCTATCAACACAAAAGACCTTAGCAGATCAAAAACGAAAATATCTTGAGGTTGTTGAGAAGGTAACACAGTTAGATTATACACAGTTTTTACGTTCTGTTATGTTGGCACAGGGAGACTTTGCTTCATTTCTAACTGCTAAAGGTCCGGAAAAAGGAAAACTGTTAGAACAAATCACTGGTGAACAGGTTTATAAAAAAATTGGACAAAGTATTTTAGAACGAAAATCTAAAGAAGAAAACATATTAAAAGAGCTTCAATCTACTATTAATTCGGCAGATGTTTTGAATGATGAAGTTAAAAACGAATTAATTGCTAAAGACAAATCATTAGATACCAATCTTACAGAGATAGAGAAAGAAATAAAGGCGACTCAACTAATCGTTGATTGGTATATCAAACAACATAAATTAAATGAAGAAGCTAAAAAATTAGAAGAAAACTCTGAAAAAATAGAGGTTTACATTAAAAAGCATAAAACTGAGTTAGATGCCTTAGCATTACATGAAAAAGCGATGCCTTTTAAAGAAATTATTGATAACTTTAATAGGGTAGAAAAAAGTAAAAATGATCAAATAAATCAATTAAAATTAATTGATGCCAGTTTAGTTACTCTAAAACCAAAGATTGAATCTTTAGAAAAACAAGTAACGGTAAGTACTAAAGAATTAGAATTAGCAAATAAAGAATTTAATGACTGGTTACCAAAATTTGATATCATTACTAAGTTAGATAACTCTCTGAAAATAGAGCTTGAAAACAAACAAAAAACGAGCTTGCAACTTAATGAAGTAACTAACAAAATTAAAAACTGTAAAGCAGAACAAAAAGATTTCATTGATAATATCAAAGAAAACAAAGAAGCTATTAAAAAATCGGAATTGTTTTTAAATGAAAATGCTTTCTTAAAAGAAGTTGCTTTGGAAATTTCATCATGGACCAAAGATTTAACTACCTTAAAAGTTGATACAAAGTCTCTAAAAGAAGATGAAAATACTATTTCATTAAAAAAGAAAGAGATTGAAAAAACCAATTCACTTTTAAAAGATGAAACGTCGCTTTTAAATCAAAAAACAACTGCTCTAAAAAAAGTAGAAAAAGAATATGATGATGTTTCAGAAAAACTTCTAAAAAATAATATCACTGATCTTTTAAATCAAAAAAAGGAATTCACTAAAAAAGAAGCTAACTGGATACAGTTTAAAAATCTTTCCATTCAAACCATAAATGCTCAAAAAGAGTATTCAAATTTACTAGTAAAAAAGAAAACGAAAGAAAATGATTTAAAAGCTATTATTGATCAATTACAAATTGTTCAAAAAGATCTTACTAATCAAGAAAAAGCGGTGTCTGATGCCTCTAAAATTTTAGATTTAGAAAAAAGTATTGCGAAATATGAAACAGACCGACAACATTTAGTAAAAGGAGAACCTTGTGGATTATGTGGTGCTACAGAACATCCGTATGCTGATAACTTGAAAGTAATAAATATTTCTAAGGCAGAGGAAGAATTGCTACATCGACAAAAAAGGTTGAAAGAAATTACAACTGAAAAAAGTGATCTAGATAAAAATGAAGTTGCATTAAATACCTCTATTAAAGGATTTAATACACAACTTAAAACTATTGAAAATGAATTAATTTCTTTTAAAACAAGTGCTACTCCTCTTTCTATAGACTGCGAATTAACAGATAGTTCTAAAATAACATCTGAATTAACACAGATAAGTAAACAAATTTCTAAGGTGGATGATTCTTTGAAAGTTGCTCAGAATTTACAAAAAACTAAAAATGAATTATCAGAAACTATAAAAACTCAAAAAACGACTATAAATACGTTAAATACTTCTCTTGCAACACACAAAGAAAAGATTAAGAATATAGAAAAAAATATTGTTGCTATTCAAAAAACAATTGATTCATTAACCAAATCATGTAGTGAATTAGAAAAAGATTTAACTACCAAATTAGCTAAATTTAAGTACGAACTACCAGCTATTTCAAATGTAGATTCTTTCATTAAAGAAATAGAAACAGCTATTTTACAATTTAATCAAAACCAAAAAGTATCGGATCAGTTAAAAGCTAATGACAAGTTATTTAACAGTAAACTAGAAAATACAAATAAACAATTAGAAACATACAACACCTCTGAAAAAGAATATCTGCTAAGTATTAAAAATAGTGATAAAACATTTGCTGACTTACAAACTAAACGTAGCACTATTTTACCATTAAACACAAGTGTAGAAAATAAAAGAGCTACTTTAAATACCAACAAAAATAAATTAACCGAACAGCTTGATGGTATACAAAAAGAATTGCAAAAACAACTGAAAATTAAAACCGAAAAAGACACTTTAAAAACACAAAACTTAGAGGATCAAAAAAAGTTAACCAAAGAACTAAATACTTTAAAAACAAATCTTAATGCGTTAATATTAGATAGTGATTTTGAGAATAAAGAAACAATTGAAAAAGCATTATTAGATAAGGAAACAGTTGTGAAGTATAATGATTCAAAAGAAAGTATTAAAAGAAATCAGCTTAAAATAAAAGCTTTAAAAGAGGAAAATGTAAAAGCTATAAAGGAATTAAACGAAACAAAAAAATTTGAACTCACTCAAACGGAAAGTACGTCTACCTTAGAACATTTAAACACCGAAAAGAAAAACAATCTAACAGAAAAAGGTAAAATACAAGAAGCTTTTAGAAAGGATAAAGAAATTAGAGACCGAAACCAGAATATTTATAAAAAAATAGATACACAAGAAAGTATCTGTTCCGTATGGAGAGATTTATTCAGAGTAATAGGAAACTCTAAAGATGCTTTTAATGTATATGTACAACGATTAACTTTAAAACATTTATTAGATTTAGCTAATGTTCATTTATATAAATTAAATAAGCGATATTCTTTAAAAATGGAAGACAATTACAAACCAAAAGAAGAGCTTAATTTTAGTTTAATTGATCATTATCAAACAGATCAGGTAAGATTAGTAGATACCTCAAGCGGGGGCGAAAAGTTTATTATTAGTTTAGCTCTAGCCTTAGGCTTATCTGATTTAGCTAGTAAAAATGTTCGAATTGATTCTCTTTTTATTGATGAAGGTTTTGGAACACTCGATAAAAACTCTTTAGAAATAGTAATTTCTACCTTAGAAACGCTCCAATCACAAGGTAAAATGATAGGAATCATATCTCATGTAGAAAACTTAAAGGAACGTATTTCAACTCAAATTAAAATCACTAAAAAAAGTAATGGTGTGAGTGCTGTAGATATTGTTTAA